The following are encoded in a window of Nakamurella sp. A5-74 genomic DNA:
- a CDS encoding DUF393 domain-containing protein, producing MPRERQLVDPPVLVFDGDCGFCTSATNFLQRFVDRRARFAVVPLQFTALEPLGLTQEQALAALRFVDEHHRASAGAAAVSQVLRRSGWGWRPFGLLLAAPGVRAVAERLYRVIATHRHQLPGGTPACRL from the coding sequence GTGCCCCGTGAACGACAGCTGGTCGACCCGCCGGTGTTGGTGTTCGACGGCGATTGCGGTTTCTGCACGTCCGCCACTAACTTCCTGCAGCGGTTCGTCGACCGCCGTGCACGGTTCGCCGTCGTCCCACTGCAGTTCACCGCGCTCGAGCCGCTGGGCCTGACGCAGGAGCAGGCACTGGCGGCGCTCCGCTTCGTCGACGAGCACCATCGGGCGAGCGCCGGGGCAGCCGCCGTCTCCCAGGTCCTGCGCCGCTCCGGGTGGGGATGGCGACCGTTCGGCTTGCTGCTCGCCGCCCCGGGGGTCCGCGCGGTGGCCGAGCGGTTGTACCGCGTCATCGCCACCCACCGTCATCAGCTGCCGGGCGGGACACCGGCCTGCAGGCTCTGA
- a CDS encoding LysR family transcriptional regulator, producing MIDPIALRSLVALARNGTVNGAAEMLGYTPSAVSQQLKKLEVSTGVTLVERFGRGVVLTAQGRQLVDAAEDLLAQMEHLESALLASAGTPSGQVRLGSFSTAVRGVVAPALARLAGEQPGVRVRLSEVEPWSAVTEVADGRIDLAIVHNWEPVPLSIPANLQTRRLGQDRADILVRADDPLAARASTHAAELIGRDFVSVAPGSICHAWLSWMFSSVGAIPRIVHTSAEFGSHIALVAAGQASALVPRLGRGPLPPSVVAVPLTNPAPLRTVTAVWRRTMETNPGITAVLTVLTDAARAVLDQSPGPEPDGSPVEEVGSAP from the coding sequence ATGATTGATCCGATCGCGCTGCGCTCGCTCGTCGCCCTCGCCCGCAACGGCACGGTGAACGGCGCGGCCGAGATGCTCGGCTACACCCCGAGTGCCGTGTCCCAGCAGCTCAAGAAGTTGGAGGTGAGCACCGGCGTCACGTTGGTCGAACGGTTCGGCCGGGGGGTCGTGCTCACCGCCCAGGGTCGGCAGCTGGTGGACGCAGCCGAGGATCTGCTGGCGCAGATGGAGCATCTGGAGTCCGCCCTGCTCGCCTCCGCCGGCACCCCCAGCGGGCAGGTCCGGCTGGGCTCGTTCTCCACCGCGGTCCGCGGAGTGGTGGCGCCGGCCCTCGCACGGTTGGCCGGCGAGCAGCCCGGCGTGCGGGTGCGGCTGTCAGAGGTCGAACCCTGGTCGGCTGTCACCGAGGTCGCGGACGGGCGGATCGACCTCGCGATCGTGCACAACTGGGAGCCGGTGCCGCTCAGCATCCCGGCGAACCTGCAGACCCGCCGTCTTGGTCAGGACCGGGCCGACATCCTGGTCCGCGCCGACGACCCGTTGGCTGCCCGCGCCAGTACCCACGCGGCGGAGTTGATCGGCCGCGATTTCGTCAGCGTCGCTCCCGGATCGATCTGTCACGCCTGGCTCAGCTGGATGTTCTCCTCGGTCGGGGCGATCCCGCGGATCGTGCACACCAGTGCGGAGTTCGGCTCACACATCGCCCTGGTCGCCGCCGGACAGGCCAGCGCGCTGGTACCCCGGCTGGGGCGCGGCCCGCTCCCGCCGTCGGTGGTGGCGGTGCCGTTGACGAATCCGGCACCCCTGCGGACGGTGACCGCGGTCTGGAGGCGCACCATGGAGACCAACCCTGGTATCACCGCGGTGCTGACGGTGCTGACGGATGCGGCGAGGGCAGTCCTGGACCAGAGCCCCGGGCCGGAACCCGACGGCTCGCCGGTCGAGGAGGTGGGCAGTGCCCCGTGA
- a CDS encoding EamA family transporter — protein sequence MRPRDTALATLVAVIWGINFLAVDRGLQDLPPFAFVAVRFVFVALPAVFFVPRPRIGFWRVVAIGATISAGQFALLFLGMHLGAPTGLAPIVLQAQVLFTVVLSALFLRERPTGGQLVGVLVGAAGLAVVAVGRAAVAPVLPLLIVVGAAASWAVGNTLTRGVKASGLSLTIWSGLVVPVPLTLMSVIFEGPTAMVDAVAGISVGGILALAYTVLGASLVGYGIWNTLLSKYPTASVGPFAMLVPVVGVLAAWIALDELPTPTEAIGAVILLIGVAATVVLGRRHSRRSARSERSSTGAANAAIEPDGTAPVGAVRRSSDAPVWDTGSR from the coding sequence GTGAGACCTCGAGACACCGCCCTGGCCACCCTGGTCGCCGTCATCTGGGGGATCAACTTCCTCGCCGTCGATCGCGGTCTGCAGGACCTTCCGCCGTTCGCCTTCGTCGCCGTCCGGTTCGTCTTCGTGGCACTGCCGGCAGTCTTCTTCGTTCCCCGACCCCGGATCGGCTTCTGGCGGGTGGTGGCGATCGGGGCGACCATCTCGGCCGGTCAGTTCGCGCTGCTGTTCCTGGGCATGCACCTGGGTGCACCCACCGGTCTCGCCCCGATCGTGCTGCAGGCCCAGGTGCTGTTCACGGTCGTGCTCTCCGCGCTGTTCCTGCGCGAACGGCCGACCGGTGGGCAACTCGTCGGCGTGTTGGTCGGCGCGGCCGGGCTGGCGGTCGTCGCGGTCGGACGGGCAGCCGTCGCGCCGGTGTTGCCGCTGCTGATCGTCGTCGGTGCAGCCGCATCCTGGGCCGTCGGCAACACCCTGACCCGCGGCGTCAAGGCCTCCGGGCTCTCGCTGACGATCTGGTCGGGCCTGGTGGTTCCTGTTCCGCTGACGTTGATGTCGGTGATCTTCGAAGGGCCGACCGCGATGGTGGATGCCGTCGCCGGAATCAGCGTCGGCGGCATCCTCGCGCTGGCCTACACGGTGCTCGGGGCATCGCTCGTCGGATACGGGATCTGGAACACCCTGCTGTCGAAGTACCCGACGGCGTCCGTTGGGCCGTTCGCCATGCTGGTGCCGGTGGTCGGCGTGCTCGCCGCCTGGATCGCGCTGGACGAGCTGCCCACTCCCACCGAGGCGATCGGCGCGGTGATCCTTCTCATCGGTGTCGCGGCAACGGTGGTGCTGGGACGCCGACATTCCCGCCGGTCAGCACGCTCGGAACGATCGTCGACCGGGGCCGCGAACGCAGCCATCGAACCCGACGGAACCGCCCCGGTCGGCGCCGTCAGGCGCAGCAGCGACGCACCCGTGTGGGATACTGGCAGCAGGTAG
- a CDS encoding ABC transporter ATP-binding protein, with translation MIAAAGLTKSFPSDDGDDFVAVKGINLVVPAGEAFGFLGPNGAGKSTTMRMIACVSPRTSGSLSILGQDPSIDGVAIRSRLGVVPQQDNLDEDLTVRENLYIYGRYFGLSRKQCWSKADELLEFAQLTEKAKAKVAALSGGMKRRLTIARSLVNDPDLLLLDEPTTGLDPQARHVLWDRLFRLKQAGVTLVLTTHYMDEAEQLCDRLVVMDGGVIAAEGSPAALIAQYSTREVVELRFVPGTQRSVLPVVERIVERIEVLPDRLLLYTDTGEQTLESVVAAGVRPVSALVRRSTLEDVFLHLTGRSLVDG, from the coding sequence ATGATCGCCGCTGCCGGGCTGACCAAGTCGTTCCCGTCCGACGACGGGGACGACTTCGTCGCGGTCAAGGGGATCAACCTGGTGGTGCCGGCCGGCGAGGCCTTCGGTTTCCTCGGGCCCAACGGGGCAGGCAAGTCGACGACGATGCGGATGATCGCCTGCGTCTCGCCCCGCACCAGCGGCTCGCTGTCGATCCTCGGCCAGGACCCGTCGATCGACGGCGTCGCGATCCGGTCCCGGTTGGGAGTCGTTCCCCAACAGGACAACCTGGACGAGGACCTGACGGTCCGGGAGAACCTCTACATCTACGGACGGTACTTCGGTCTGTCCCGCAAGCAGTGTTGGTCCAAGGCCGACGAGCTCCTCGAGTTCGCGCAGCTCACCGAGAAGGCGAAGGCGAAGGTCGCCGCGCTCTCGGGTGGGATGAAGCGCCGGCTGACGATCGCGCGGTCGCTGGTCAACGATCCGGACCTGCTGCTGCTCGACGAGCCCACCACCGGCCTGGACCCACAGGCGCGTCATGTGTTGTGGGACAGGCTCTTCCGTCTGAAACAGGCGGGCGTGACGTTGGTCCTGACCACCCACTACATGGACGAGGCCGAGCAGTTGTGCGACCGGCTCGTCGTGATGGACGGCGGGGTGATCGCCGCCGAGGGTTCGCCCGCTGCGCTGATCGCGCAGTACTCCACCAGGGAAGTTGTCGAGCTGCGCTTCGTGCCGGGGACCCAGCGGTCCGTGCTGCCCGTGGTGGAGCGGATCGTCGAGCGCATCGAGGTGCTGCCCGACCGGCTGCTGCTCTACACCGACACCGGTGAGCAGACTTTGGAGTCGGTGGTCGCTGCCGGGGTCCGGCCGGTCTCGGCGCTCGTGCGCCGCTCGACGCTGGAGGACGTGTTCCTGCATCTCACCGGCCGGAGTCTGGTGGACGGATGA
- a CDS encoding ABC transporter permease gives MAAPSETEAALPASRPALLLRIVPLHLYSRRAGVVMERSVRGARSARWTIVSGFFEPVFYLLAMGVGIGSLVGAIETSTGPIEYAAYIAPALMATSAMNGAVFDATNNVFFKLKYAKLYDGMLATSLGPLDVAIGEVLYSLSRGAIYATTFQLVMLVMGLLHSWWALLAVPAAILIALGFAAVGMAVTTFLKTFQHLEWVTTALLPMFLFSTTFFPLSVYPRAIQILVECLPLYHGIELIRGLSLGQVGPALLGHASYFVAMAVVGILVAARRLERLLLT, from the coding sequence ATGGCCGCGCCGTCGGAGACCGAGGCAGCGTTGCCCGCCTCGAGGCCGGCGTTGCTGCTGCGGATCGTCCCGCTGCACCTGTACTCGCGGCGTGCCGGGGTCGTGATGGAACGCTCGGTGCGGGGAGCTCGCAGCGCCCGCTGGACGATCGTCTCCGGGTTCTTCGAGCCGGTGTTCTACCTGTTGGCGATGGGGGTCGGGATCGGCTCGCTGGTCGGTGCCATCGAGACCTCCACCGGCCCGATCGAGTACGCCGCCTACATCGCGCCTGCCCTGATGGCCACCTCGGCGATGAACGGCGCGGTGTTCGACGCCACCAACAATGTCTTCTTCAAACTGAAGTACGCCAAGCTGTACGACGGGATGTTGGCCACCAGCCTCGGCCCGCTGGACGTCGCGATCGGTGAGGTCCTGTACTCCCTCAGCCGCGGTGCGATCTACGCCACCACCTTCCAACTGGTGATGCTCGTGATGGGTCTGCTGCACTCCTGGTGGGCGCTGCTGGCAGTGCCGGCCGCGATCCTGATCGCCCTGGGTTTCGCCGCCGTCGGGATGGCGGTGACGACGTTCCTCAAGACGTTCCAGCACCTCGAGTGGGTCACCACCGCGCTGCTGCCGATGTTCCTGTTCTCCACCACGTTCTTCCCGCTCTCGGTCTACCCGCGGGCGATCCAGATCCTCGTCGAGTGCCTCCCGCTCTACCACGGCATCGAGCTGATCCGGGGGCTCAGCCTGGGTCAGGTGGGCCCGGCCCTGCTGGGCCACGCGAGCTACTTCGTGGCGATGGCCGTGGTCGGCATCCTGGTCGCCGCTCGACGCCTGGAACGGCTGCTGCTGACCTGA
- a CDS encoding MFS transporter, with amino-acid sequence MGAQRYRTVLGLPVVRRTLALGLLIRIPMWASAIVLTLHVVGHLGRSYTDAGLVVAVATIAAAVSGPWRGRLLDRRGLRSTVLPSLLVLTACWSIAPFLGYWLLVPLAGIAGLFVVPTFSIIRQVLIGAVDDDRRTTALVLDSVAVEISFMAGPALGVWLATTIDTPIALLACEFASIIGGLALWILDPPLPAAGTRPARGGSNLDVAPPASPPTVKTLAGSTEQTVSTEQTVSTEQTVSTEQTVATEKTPATRSVLPTWMTPTVLVVLAASVTATVVLTGTDVSVVAGLREWGQQTSIGWILAIWGAGSAIGGLAYGALSRPISPFLLVGGLGASTAAVAFAHDRLTISILLFVAGLFCAPTITATIDTLSRVVPTSVRGEAMGWHGSAMTIGSAVGAPAVGFVLDRASWHGGFVTAGAIGVLVGVAGWATISLRRSRRAKAAGEHQQGADRSTDQSLQAGVPPGS; translated from the coding sequence GTGGGTGCTCAGCGATATCGGACCGTGTTGGGATTGCCCGTCGTACGGCGCACGCTGGCGTTGGGGCTGTTGATCCGGATCCCGATGTGGGCGTCGGCGATCGTGCTCACCCTGCACGTCGTGGGTCACCTCGGTCGGTCCTACACGGATGCCGGACTGGTCGTCGCGGTGGCCACCATCGCGGCCGCGGTCAGTGGGCCGTGGCGCGGCCGACTGTTGGACCGCAGGGGGCTGCGCTCGACCGTCCTGCCGTCGCTGTTGGTGCTGACCGCCTGCTGGTCGATCGCCCCGTTCCTGGGCTACTGGCTGCTGGTCCCGCTGGCCGGGATCGCCGGGCTGTTCGTCGTGCCGACCTTCTCGATCATCCGGCAGGTGCTCATCGGCGCCGTCGACGACGACCGTCGCACCACTGCGCTGGTGCTGGACTCGGTAGCGGTGGAGATCTCCTTCATGGCCGGGCCGGCGCTCGGGGTGTGGCTCGCGACCACGATCGACACCCCGATCGCACTGCTGGCGTGCGAGTTCGCGAGCATCATCGGTGGCCTGGCGCTGTGGATCCTGGACCCACCGCTGCCGGCCGCCGGGACACGGCCGGCCCGCGGGGGATCGAACCTCGACGTCGCACCGCCTGCGTCCCCGCCGACGGTGAAGACCCTGGCCGGGTCGACGGAGCAGACCGTGTCGACGGAGCAGACCGTGTCGACGGAGCAGACCGTGTCGACGGAGCAGACCGTGGCGACGGAGAAGACCCCCGCGACCAGGAGCGTCCTGCCCACCTGGATGACGCCGACGGTGCTGGTGGTGCTGGCGGCGTCGGTGACGGCGACCGTGGTGTTGACCGGTACAGACGTCTCGGTGGTGGCCGGATTGCGGGAGTGGGGACAGCAGACCTCGATCGGCTGGATCCTGGCGATCTGGGGGGCCGGGTCCGCAATCGGCGGCCTCGCCTACGGCGCGTTGTCCCGGCCGATCTCCCCGTTCCTGCTGGTCGGCGGGCTGGGCGCGAGCACGGCTGCGGTCGCGTTCGCCCACGACCGGCTCACCATCAGCATCCTGCTGTTCGTCGCCGGATTGTTCTGCGCTCCGACGATCACCGCCACCATCGACACCCTGAGCCGGGTCGTCCCGACCTCGGTACGCGGTGAAGCGATGGGCTGGCACGGCTCGGCGATGACGATCGGATCAGCGGTGGGGGCCCCGGCGGTCGGGTTCGTCCTCGACCGGGCGAGTTGGCACGGCGGCTTCGTCACTGCCGGGGCGATCGGTGTGCTGGTCGGCGTCGCCGGCTGGGCCACCATCTCACTGCGACGGTCCCGCCGAGCCAAGGCCGCTGGTGAGCACCAGCAGGGAGCCGACCGGTCGACCGATCAGAGCCTGCAGGCCGGTGTCCCGCCCGGCAGCTGA
- a CDS encoding ABC transporter permease, with protein MSTPTGRSAEHAVPQAVPAVVRATVPSGWRARATVWEYLVLTWRPYFLSGLASAVIAPLLYLLALGFGMGSLIEARGTGALGGVRYVEFIGPALLCAAALQTSFGESSWALFGRFKWHRTLWGITSTPITPAQAAEGHVLFIATRVAVSSVLYYLVLLAFGAAGGGAGVLMLPVAVLTALSCAVWVMALSATIDDDGPAAFNLALRFGIIPMTLFSASFFPITQLPWAVRWVAFLSPLWHGNELARGAAIGGLPGWQAAGHLAFLVALSITGFVVMRRRFDVRLVV; from the coding sequence ATGAGCACGCCGACCGGGAGATCCGCGGAACACGCAGTGCCGCAGGCGGTTCCGGCTGTCGTGCGCGCGACGGTACCGTCCGGCTGGAGGGCCAGGGCCACCGTCTGGGAGTACCTCGTGCTCACCTGGCGGCCGTACTTCCTCTCGGGTCTGGCCTCCGCCGTCATCGCGCCACTGCTGTACCTGCTGGCCCTGGGATTCGGGATGGGATCACTGATCGAGGCCAGGGGGACCGGCGCCCTCGGTGGGGTGCGCTACGTCGAGTTCATCGGGCCGGCGCTGCTGTGCGCGGCGGCCCTGCAGACTTCTTTCGGTGAGTCCAGCTGGGCGCTGTTCGGCCGGTTCAAGTGGCACCGGACGTTGTGGGGCATCACCTCGACCCCGATCACGCCGGCCCAGGCCGCCGAGGGGCACGTGCTGTTCATCGCCACCAGGGTCGCAGTCTCCTCGGTGCTCTACTACCTGGTGCTGCTGGCGTTCGGAGCGGCGGGCGGTGGCGCCGGGGTGCTGATGTTGCCGGTCGCGGTGCTGACGGCACTGTCCTGCGCCGTGTGGGTGATGGCGCTGTCGGCCACCATCGACGACGACGGGCCGGCCGCGTTCAACCTGGCGCTGCGCTTCGGCATCATCCCGATGACGTTGTTCTCCGCCTCGTTCTTCCCGATCACCCAGCTGCCCTGGGCGGTGCGGTGGGTCGCGTTCCTGTCACCGCTGTGGCACGGCAACGAGTTGGCCAGAGGAGCGGCCATCGGCGGGCTCCCCGGTTGGCAGGCGGCCGGGCACCTGGCGTTCCTGGTGGCGTTGTCGATCACCGGATTCGTGGTCATGCGCCGCCGCTTCGACGTCCGGCTGGTGGTCTGA